A window of bacterium contains these coding sequences:
- the hemB gene encoding porphobilinogen synthase, with product MYFPAYRPRRLRRTEALRGMIREVEVNAKDFIYPLFVVPGAGVRKEISSMPGVFQLSQENLVKEAAAAHELGVPAVILFGIPEEKDAVGSHAHRADGVVQRAIEALKRELPSLVVITDVCLCEYTDHGHCGIIVRGDVDNDATLKVLAQEALSHARAGADMVAPSDMMDGRVGAIRHALDEHHFQNVPIMAYSAKYASGFYGPFREAAESTPQFGDRRSYQMDPGNGIEAIRETRLDIEEGADIVMVKPALSYLDIISAVHAEFDLPVAAYNVSGEYSLVKAAAAKGWVDGDRVMMEILTSIKRAGADLILTYHAKEAAALLRSC from the coding sequence ATGTACTTCCCCGCCTACCGCCCGCGGCGGCTGCGCCGCACCGAGGCCCTGCGCGGCATGATCCGCGAGGTCGAGGTCAACGCGAAGGACTTCATCTATCCGCTCTTCGTCGTCCCCGGCGCCGGCGTGCGCAAGGAGATCTCCTCCATGCCCGGGGTCTTCCAGCTCTCGCAGGAGAACCTCGTGAAGGAGGCCGCGGCTGCGCACGAACTGGGCGTGCCGGCGGTGATCCTCTTCGGCATCCCGGAGGAGAAGGACGCGGTCGGCTCGCACGCCCACCGCGCCGACGGCGTGGTGCAGCGCGCCATCGAGGCGCTCAAGCGCGAGCTGCCCTCGCTGGTCGTGATCACCGACGTCTGCCTCTGCGAGTACACCGACCACGGCCACTGCGGCATCATCGTCAGGGGCGACGTCGACAACGACGCGACGCTCAAGGTCCTCGCCCAGGAGGCGCTGAGCCACGCGCGCGCCGGCGCCGACATGGTCGCCCCCTCGGACATGATGGACGGGCGCGTCGGCGCGATCCGGCATGCGCTGGATGAGCACCACTTCCAGAACGTGCCGATCATGGCCTACTCGGCCAAGTACGCCTCGGGTTTCTACGGCCCCTTCCGCGAGGCCGCGGAGTCGACGCCGCAGTTCGGCGACCGCCGCTCGTACCAGATGGACCCGGGCAACGGGATCGAGGCGATTCGCGAGACGCGCCTCGACATCGAGGAGGGCGCGGACATCGTCATGGTCAAGCCGGCGCTCTCGTATCTCGACATCATCTCGGCGGTGCACGCCGAGTTCGACCTGCCGGTGGCGGCCTACAACGTCAGCGGCGAGTACTCGCTGGTCAAGGCGGCGGCGGCGAAGGGCTGGGTCGACGGCGACCGCGTGATGATGGAGATCCTGACCTCGATCAAGCGCGCCGGCGCGGACCTCATCCTCACCTACCACGCCAAGGAGGCGGCGGCTCTGCTCAGAAGTTGCTGA
- a CDS encoding uroporphyrinogen-III synthase, translated as MSGLAGRTVLVTRAPGQAGEFSKLLRERGANVVEVPTIEIVPPASWDDVDRAIDKLPGGYDWLIFTSANAVECFLRRVRERRGDLWCLAGVRICAVGPKTRAVIEEAGLAVEFQPSVYRAEGLIQEAAEGAWRGARVLFPRAEEGRDVIPEEMRRVGAALDLVTVYRTVPSPAGREKLRALLAGGTLDAVTFTSGSTVKSFVSLLEPGQVGAIAGRVVVACIGPVTANDARAAGLPVDVLAPAATIPALADALEAHFTTGV; from the coding sequence ATGAGCGGGCTCGCCGGCAGGACCGTGCTCGTCACCCGGGCGCCGGGGCAGGCGGGCGAGTTCTCGAAGCTGCTGCGCGAGCGCGGCGCGAACGTCGTCGAGGTGCCGACGATCGAGATCGTCCCCCCCGCGTCCTGGGACGACGTCGACCGCGCCATCGACAAGCTGCCCGGCGGCTACGACTGGCTCATCTTCACGAGCGCCAACGCCGTCGAATGCTTCCTGCGCCGGGTGCGCGAGCGCCGCGGCGACCTCTGGTGCCTCGCCGGCGTGCGCATCTGCGCCGTCGGCCCGAAGACCCGCGCGGTGATCGAGGAGGCGGGGCTCGCCGTGGAGTTCCAGCCGTCGGTCTACCGCGCCGAGGGGCTGATCCAGGAGGCCGCGGAGGGCGCCTGGCGCGGCGCGCGCGTGCTCTTCCCGCGGGCCGAAGAGGGACGCGACGTCATCCCCGAGGAGATGCGCCGCGTGGGCGCGGCGCTGGACCTGGTGACGGTCTACCGCACGGTCCCGTCGCCCGCCGGCCGCGAGAAGCTGCGGGCGCTGCTGGCCGGCGGGACCCTGGACGCAGTGACCTTCACCAGCGGTTCGACGGTGAAGAGCTTCGTCTCGCTGCTCGAGCCCGGGCAGGTCGGCGCGATCGCCGGCCGCGTCGTCGTCGCCTGCATCGGCCCGGTCACGGCGAACGACGCCCGCGCGGCGGGCCTCCCCGTCGACGTCCTCGCCCCCGCGGCGACGATCCCGGCGCTCGCGGACGCGCTCGAGGCGCATTTCACCACCGGCGTATGA